The Cyclobacteriaceae bacterium genome includes a region encoding these proteins:
- a CDS encoding nucleotidyltransferase, with protein sequence MTLQQLNDNPSCLLLKCISGSQAYGLSLPHSDIDLKGVFVLPKNEFYGLTYSDQVNNASNDEMYYELKKFVDLLLKNNPNIIELLSTPQDCIIHRNPVMDLIRPEHFLSRLCNQTFGQYAYAQIKKAKGLNKKISNPMEKERKTILDFCFVIQGQGSVPAEKWLDGKGFKQEECGLVRVDHMRDIYTLFHSSQAGSGTLFSGIYSGDAANDVSLTSIPRGLQPFAVMNFNKDGYSIYCKDYKEYWDWVESRNDERYENTISHGKNYDAKNMMHVFRLLNMAEEIARYKQVNVRRPEREYLLRIRSGEFLYEDLVKDAEEKIVRINELFTSSDLPDQPSAKHAEQTLIELRDHIYRMK encoded by the coding sequence ATGACATTGCAACAACTTAACGATAATCCTTCGTGCCTTTTACTGAAATGTATCAGCGGTAGTCAGGCGTACGGATTGTCGCTGCCGCATTCTGATATCGATTTGAAAGGAGTATTTGTTCTGCCGAAAAATGAATTCTATGGATTAACATACTCTGATCAGGTAAATAATGCGAGCAATGATGAGATGTATTACGAGTTAAAAAAGTTTGTGGACTTACTGCTCAAAAACAATCCTAATATCATTGAACTCCTGAGTACTCCACAGGACTGTATTATTCATCGTAATCCAGTGATGGATCTGATTCGTCCGGAGCATTTCCTGTCACGATTATGCAATCAGACATTCGGACAATACGCTTACGCTCAGATAAAGAAAGCGAAAGGGCTGAATAAGAAGATATCAAATCCAATGGAAAAGGAACGGAAGACAATTCTCGACTTCTGTTTTGTGATACAGGGGCAGGGATCTGTGCCTGCTGAAAAGTGGTTAGATGGCAAGGGCTTTAAGCAGGAGGAATGTGGATTGGTGAGAGTTGACCATATGCGGGATATTTATACATTATTTCATTCCTCACAAGCGGGCAGTGGCACTTTGTTTAGTGGAATCTATTCTGGTGACGCCGCCAATGATGTCTCGCTAACATCCATACCCAGAGGGCTGCAACCTTTCGCCGTTATGAATTTTAACAAGGACGGTTATTCTATTTATTGCAAAGATTATAAGGAATATTGGGATTGGGTGGAGTCGCGTAACGATGAGCGTTATGAGAATACAATTAGTCACGGGAAGAACTACGATGCTAAAAACATGATGCATGTATTTCGCCTGCTTAATATGGCTGAAGAAATTGCCAGGTATAAACAAGTAAATGTAAGGCGTCCTGAAAGAGAGTATCTTTTAAGAATTCGATCTGGGGAATTTTTGTATGAAGACCTTGTCAAGGATGCGGAAGAAAAAATAGTTCGCATAAATGAACTATTTACTTCATCTGATCTTCCGGATCAACCCAGTGCGAAGCACGCTGAACAGACTCTTATCGAATTACGAGACCATATTTATAGAATGAAATGA
- a CDS encoding nucleotidyltransferase domain-containing protein, whose protein sequence is MNIRHIIESQLIQSEIGHNVSILYAAESGSRAWGFPSPDSDFDARFIYVHSKEYYLSIEEQRDVIELPIDAVLDINGWDLRKALKLFRKSNAPVFEWLQSPIVYKSNPEFHAEMNSLMPRYFSPRGMFHHYLSMAKSVIAGPDLSGAEVKLKKYFYALRPLLACKWILDYNEVPPMEFGKLRILLDEDLQGIVNDLLDQKSKLDETFTIKPIKELNAWITNSQEYNENHQPLARAVSDDHEDLNQLFRKFLK, encoded by the coding sequence ATGAACATCCGACACATAATAGAATCTCAATTAATTCAAAGTGAAATTGGTCACAATGTAAGTATTTTGTATGCTGCTGAATCTGGCAGTCGTGCTTGGGGTTTCCCATCACCTGATAGTGACTTCGATGCTCGTTTTATATATGTTCATAGTAAGGAATATTATTTGAGTATTGAAGAACAAAGAGACGTCATCGAGCTTCCAATAGATGCGGTTCTGGATATCAACGGTTGGGACCTTCGCAAGGCGTTAAAGCTATTTCGGAAGTCCAATGCGCCAGTATTTGAATGGCTTCAGTCGCCAATAGTCTATAAGTCTAATCCTGAGTTTCATGCGGAGATGAATTCGCTGATGCCAAGGTATTTTTCGCCAAGGGGAATGTTTCACCATTATCTGAGTATGGCTAAATCGGTGATTGCCGGACCGGATCTTTCCGGAGCAGAAGTGAAGCTGAAGAAATATTTCTATGCATTAAGGCCATTGCTCGCGTGCAAATGGATACTTGACTACAATGAAGTTCCTCCAATGGAGTTTGGAAAGCTTCGCATTCTTCTCGATGAAGATTTACAGGGTATTGTGAATGATCTCTTGGATCAAAAGTCTAAGTTAGATGAGACGTTTACCATTAAACCGATTAAGGAGTTGAATGCCTGGATTACTAATAGCCAGGAGTACAATGAGAATCATCAACCATTAGCGCGCGCTGTTTCGGATGATCATGAAGACCTGAATCAACTATTTAGAAAATTTCTGAAATGA
- a CDS encoding polynucleotide kinase-phosphatase, giving the protein MSNTELKIPELSLVVLIGISGSGKSSFARKHFKETEVLSSDKCRGIVSDDENSQSATDDAFDVLYYIARKRLKNGLLTVIDATNVQEEARRPLVQLAKDFHCLPVAIVLDVPEKICEERNELRADRNFGKHVVRQQRVQLRRSIKKLKGEGFRHIFVLDSVEEIESIDLIKRDKLYNDKRDVKGPFDIIGDVHGCFQELTELLTKLGYEIQRVPEDQTNFGFAVIAPESRTAVFLGDLVDRGPDSPSVLRLVMSMVNSRVAYCVPGNHDMKLQKFLIGKDVQLKHGLALTVEQLSKENDHFKNQVREFLYGLVSHYVFDNGRLVVAHAGLKEEMQGRGSGAVRSFCMFGETTGETDEFGLPVRFNWASEYRGKAMVVYGHTPVPEPQWFNRTIDIDTGCVFGGKLSALRYPEEELVSVDAKRVYCEPARPLNWKAASSTSQQHEHDDLLDIDDVIGKRIISTRLRNNITVREENSIAALEVMSRFALNPKWLIYLPPTMSPSETSELEGYLEHPSEALKYFRGQGIERVVCEEKHMGSRAILIICKDEKTVLKRFGIENEGIGVCYTRTGRNFFNDTELEKQFIGRVNAALTSSGFWDKFNTDWVCLDAELMPWSAKAQSLLKDQYASVGAAASSALKNVVSRLRQTATRKIEGIGTLLTKFETKIEMVSDFVDAYRGYCWPVNGLNGYKLAPFHILATQGAVHIDKDHVWHMSEIETICKADSELLMATPYRIVDINNENDVNDVVSWWTNLTEAGGEGMVIKPFDFVARGKKDLVQPAIKCRGKEYLRIIYGPEYSAPENVVRLRSRGLSGKRSLALREFALGVESLERFVKKEPLRKVHECVFGVLALESEEIDPRL; this is encoded by the coding sequence ATGAGTAATACTGAATTAAAGATACCTGAACTTTCACTTGTTGTACTGATCGGAATTTCTGGTTCGGGTAAGTCTTCATTTGCCAGGAAGCACTTTAAGGAAACCGAAGTACTTTCTTCAGATAAGTGCAGAGGGATCGTGTCTGATGATGAGAATAGTCAGTCAGCAACTGACGATGCATTTGATGTATTGTATTACATCGCTCGTAAGCGCCTGAAGAATGGCTTGCTTACAGTTATTGATGCAACCAATGTCCAGGAAGAAGCGAGGAGGCCATTAGTTCAATTGGCAAAAGACTTTCATTGTCTTCCTGTTGCAATCGTTCTGGATGTACCGGAAAAAATATGCGAAGAAAGGAATGAGCTTCGTGCTGACAGAAATTTTGGTAAGCATGTTGTAAGGCAGCAACGAGTTCAATTAAGACGGTCGATTAAGAAACTGAAAGGCGAAGGCTTCAGGCACATCTTCGTTCTGGATTCCGTTGAGGAAATTGAATCCATTGACCTGATCAAAAGAGATAAGCTCTACAATGACAAGAGAGATGTTAAAGGGCCATTTGATATTATCGGCGATGTTCACGGATGCTTTCAGGAACTTACTGAACTGTTGACCAAGCTGGGTTATGAGATTCAACGTGTACCAGAAGATCAAACGAATTTCGGTTTTGCAGTGATCGCACCAGAAAGTCGAACCGCGGTTTTTCTTGGTGATCTTGTTGACCGAGGACCCGATTCACCTTCTGTGTTGCGATTGGTGATGAGCATGGTGAATTCCAGAGTTGCCTATTGTGTTCCAGGAAACCATGACATGAAGCTTCAGAAATTTCTTATTGGAAAAGATGTTCAGTTAAAGCATGGCTTGGCTCTTACTGTAGAGCAGTTGAGTAAAGAGAACGATCATTTCAAAAATCAGGTGAGGGAATTTCTATATGGTCTTGTCAGTCATTATGTATTTGACAATGGAAGGCTAGTTGTTGCTCACGCTGGTTTGAAAGAAGAAATGCAGGGCAGGGGTAGCGGAGCAGTTAGATCTTTCTGCATGTTCGGGGAGACTACGGGCGAAACCGATGAATTTGGATTGCCGGTTAGATTTAACTGGGCATCTGAATATCGTGGGAAAGCTATGGTTGTGTATGGACATACACCTGTGCCGGAACCTCAATGGTTCAACAGGACAATTGACATTGATACTGGCTGCGTGTTTGGAGGAAAGTTGTCAGCATTACGCTATCCGGAAGAAGAGCTTGTTTCTGTTGATGCGAAACGAGTCTATTGTGAGCCCGCAAGGCCGTTGAACTGGAAAGCAGCCAGCTCGACGTCCCAGCAACATGAGCATGATGATCTGCTGGACATCGATGATGTTATTGGAAAGCGTATTATTAGTACGCGTCTGAGAAACAACATCACGGTAAGAGAAGAAAATTCAATTGCAGCATTGGAAGTGATGAGCCGTTTTGCGTTAAATCCGAAGTGGCTCATCTACTTACCACCCACGATGTCTCCGTCAGAAACAAGCGAGTTGGAAGGATATCTCGAGCATCCTTCGGAGGCACTAAAATATTTCAGAGGTCAGGGAATCGAGAGAGTCGTATGCGAAGAAAAGCACATGGGATCACGCGCAATTCTGATTATCTGCAAGGATGAAAAGACCGTGCTCAAGAGATTTGGCATTGAGAATGAAGGAATTGGTGTCTGTTATACACGTACGGGAAGGAATTTTTTCAATGATACAGAATTAGAGAAGCAATTCATTGGACGTGTTAACGCTGCATTGACCAGCTCCGGATTTTGGGACAAATTCAACACGGATTGGGTTTGTCTTGATGCAGAATTAATGCCTTGGTCTGCAAAAGCCCAGTCGTTGTTGAAGGATCAGTATGCTTCAGTTGGTGCGGCCGCTTCTTCGGCATTGAAGAACGTGGTTAGTCGCTTAAGACAAACTGCCACAAGGAAGATTGAAGGCATTGGAACTTTGTTGACAAAATTCGAAACCAAAATTGAAATGGTTTCTGATTTCGTGGATGCTTACAGAGGCTATTGCTGGCCGGTAAATGGGTTGAATGGATATAAGCTCGCTCCTTTTCACATATTAGCGACTCAAGGAGCGGTGCACATTGATAAAGACCATGTGTGGCACATGAGTGAGATCGAAACAATCTGCAAGGCTGATAGTGAACTATTAATGGCGACCCCTTATAGGATTGTGGATATTAACAATGAGAACGATGTGAACGATGTTGTTTCCTGGTGGACAAATCTGACGGAAGCTGGCGGTGAGGGAATGGTAATTAAGCCATTTGATTTCGTTGCGCGAGGCAAGAAGGATCTTGTTCAGCCAGCGATAAAATGCAGGGGTAAGGAGTACCTGAGAATTATTTATGGACCTGAATATTCTGCGCCAGAAAATGTAGTGAGGTTAAGGAGCAGGGGACTTTCAGGGAAGAGGTCTCTGGCATTGAGAGAGTTTGCGCTAGGAGTGGAGTCTCTTGAGAGATTCGTAAAGAAGGAACCTTTGAGAAAGGTACATGAATGTGTGTTTGGGGTATTGGCATTGGAGAGTGAGGAAATTGATCCGAGACTTTGA
- a CDS encoding 3' terminal RNA ribose 2'-O-methyltransferase Hen1, with protein MLLTISTTHNNARDLSHLLHKHPDKLQSVDLSNGLAHIFYPHATDERCTVALLLDIDPIGLVRNSGRSGDDSFSLQHYVNDRPYVASSFMSVAISKAFSTAMNGTCNKHPELVDQVMPFEIEISVIPAPKGGDVIIRKFFEPLGYEVALERHELDSKFPEWGMSKYFTLKLSGNFKLKEVLTHLYVLIPTLDSEKHYWVGKQEVEKLLDKGKDWLTSHPEKEQITRRYLKGLGGLTRNALDRLVEVDEIIEDRIEDENEGDIVKETLHYKRLRNVLNEIVDSGAKTVVDLGCGEGKLLRMLLSEKQFSRILGVDVAFRELEKASQRLRIQEMAPKQKERIELIQGALTYRDKRLEGFDAAAIVEVIEHLDPNRLKALERVVFEFARPKTVIITTPNREYNILFEKMNVKQMRHTDHRFEWTRFEFEKWSNSVAVKNGYNVEFKPIGEEVENIGAPSQMAIFKMIGNE; from the coding sequence ATGTTACTGACTATTTCAACGACACATAATAACGCAAGAGATCTCAGTCATCTGCTTCATAAGCATCCTGATAAGTTGCAAAGTGTGGATTTATCCAATGGATTGGCGCATATCTTCTATCCTCATGCGACGGATGAGAGATGTACTGTCGCGTTATTGCTTGATATCGATCCGATCGGACTTGTTAGAAATTCCGGCAGGAGCGGAGATGATTCATTCTCATTACAACATTATGTGAACGACAGGCCCTACGTGGCTTCGTCGTTTATGAGCGTAGCAATTTCCAAGGCATTTTCCACTGCCATGAATGGAACATGCAATAAACATCCTGAGCTGGTAGATCAGGTGATGCCATTTGAGATTGAGATATCCGTGATTCCTGCTCCTAAAGGTGGGGATGTCATCATCAGGAAATTCTTTGAACCACTTGGGTATGAAGTTGCTCTCGAAAGGCATGAACTCGATTCGAAATTTCCGGAGTGGGGAATGAGCAAGTATTTCACCTTGAAGCTCTCAGGAAATTTTAAGCTGAAGGAAGTATTAACACACTTATATGTTCTGATTCCCACACTCGATTCAGAGAAGCACTATTGGGTGGGAAAGCAGGAAGTTGAAAAATTACTTGATAAGGGTAAGGACTGGTTAACGTCACATCCCGAAAAGGAACAAATTACCAGGCGCTATCTGAAAGGTCTTGGTGGTTTAACAAGAAATGCACTCGACAGGTTGGTTGAGGTAGATGAAATAATAGAAGACAGGATAGAAGATGAAAACGAGGGAGATATCGTAAAGGAGACACTTCACTATAAGAGGCTGAGAAATGTGTTAAACGAGATCGTTGATTCCGGTGCAAAAACGGTTGTTGATCTCGGTTGTGGCGAGGGTAAGCTGTTGAGAATGTTATTATCGGAGAAACAGTTCAGTCGAATATTAGGAGTTGATGTCGCTTTCCGTGAGCTGGAGAAAGCGAGTCAGCGTCTGCGGATTCAAGAAATGGCTCCAAAGCAAAAGGAACGAATTGAATTGATCCAGGGAGCGCTTACCTATAGGGACAAACGATTAGAGGGCTTTGATGCAGCAGCAATTGTGGAGGTGATCGAACATTTGGATCCGAATAGATTGAAAGCACTCGAGAGAGTAGTGTTTGAATTTGCTCGACCTAAAACTGTGATTATTACTACTCCCAATCGTGAATACAATATTCTTTTTGAGAAAATGAATGTGAAGCAAATGAGACATACTGACCACCGATTTGAGTGGACAAGATTTGAGTTTGAGAAGTGGAGTAATAGTGTCGCTGTAAAGAATGGATATAATGTTGAATTCAAACCGATAGGTGAAGAGGTCGAAAATATTGGAGCACCATCGCAGATGGCAATTTTTAAAATGATAGGAAATGAGTAA
- a CDS encoding WYL domain-containing protein: MPVNRNALIRFRTIDNCLRNSARKWTLEDLIEACSEALYEYEGIDKGVSTRTVQMDIQLMRSDKLGYNAPIVVSNKKHYSYSDPKFSITNNPLSGGDLDKLTEVVDILRHFKRFSHFQEMVGMIHRLEDKVNSAKGKGKSIVHLETNENLRGIEFIDSVYQSIKNKQVLLLTYQSFKARTPNVFSFHAYLLKEYRNRWFVLGRKSSKEPLVNLALDRIKEIKIAEEVKYIDNLAFDADEYYKDVIGVTVNEGNRPQLVHLAIDRTNAPYVITKPLHHTQKVVAKSADGIEITIEVILNFELEREILGFGDSIVVLKPQRLRERIHKKFETAISKYTQETKI, translated from the coding sequence ATGCCTGTAAACAGAAACGCCCTCATCAGATTCAGGACAATTGACAATTGTCTTCGAAATTCGGCCCGAAAGTGGACTTTAGAGGATTTGATTGAGGCATGTTCGGAGGCACTATACGAATATGAGGGCATAGACAAAGGCGTGAGTACCAGGACCGTTCAGATGGACATCCAGCTTATGAGAAGTGATAAGCTCGGGTACAATGCACCCATTGTGGTAAGTAATAAGAAGCATTACTCCTACAGTGATCCCAAATTCTCGATCACCAATAATCCGCTTTCCGGCGGAGACCTGGACAAGCTCACGGAAGTGGTTGACATCCTCAGGCATTTTAAACGATTCTCTCACTTTCAGGAAATGGTTGGGATGATCCATCGTCTGGAGGACAAAGTCAACAGCGCGAAAGGCAAGGGAAAGTCCATTGTACATTTGGAGACAAATGAGAACCTGCGAGGAATTGAATTTATCGATTCGGTCTATCAGTCGATAAAGAATAAGCAGGTACTTTTATTAACTTACCAATCATTTAAAGCAAGAACACCAAACGTGTTCAGCTTCCATGCCTATCTGCTTAAAGAATATCGAAATCGCTGGTTCGTATTGGGAAGAAAAAGCAGTAAAGAACCTCTAGTGAATTTAGCCCTGGACCGAATTAAAGAAATCAAGATTGCTGAAGAAGTAAAATATATTGATAATCTTGCGTTTGATGCAGATGAGTATTATAAAGATGTGATTGGAGTTACCGTAAATGAAGGAAACCGTCCTCAACTCGTTCATCTTGCTATTGATCGAACTAACGCGCCGTATGTGATCACCAAGCCCTTGCATCACACACAAAAAGTTGTGGCCAAATCCGCTGACGGCATTGAGATTACAATTGAAGTCATTTTAAACTTTGAATTAGAAAGGGAGATATTGGGGTTTGGTGATTCGATTGTGGTATTGAAGCCTCAACGACTAAGGGAAAGGATTCATAAGAAGTTTGAGACTGCTATATCTAAATACACTCAAGAAACAAAAATCTAA
- a CDS encoding DUF2314 domain-containing protein, giving the protein MIFIDDENLTEQTVINALTLSLPRFKHVEAFPDSILHDGYNVRILASGDEGFFIPDTSMIYVKEYLSKDELKALQKSSGAIDLTFFGTPEDVIEKQLLISKTVASLTNGKQVIIGDLNTFQFYSNEEWNKHRISNFMDSIKDITNQITVHLYRDENQLCRAVTLGMNKFCLPELSIKGFTCSDQNTFGNLINAAAQTMAENPIINDDLTLDIDLTKIKNQHVREHLMTDLYANSKKAATIKLQAVDPEEGDNDSPQFVFMFDNPTYASSYEAQNAVVDSLFGSTDAIEYTDHDDELISASQKARKRLPELKQMFLDGLKPGYAIMIKLPFKVDDGVGNEWMWVEVTSWSDKENTGILQNEPFNIKDLKVGAIVNFDEAQIFDYILNNPDGTSEGNTTGDIIEKRNQ; this is encoded by the coding sequence ATGATTTTTATTGATGATGAAAATCTAACTGAACAAACGGTTATTAATGCGCTGACGTTAAGCTTGCCGAGATTTAAGCATGTTGAAGCCTTTCCGGATTCAATACTCCACGATGGCTACAATGTTCGAATCCTTGCAAGTGGTGATGAAGGCTTTTTTATACCCGACACGTCTATGATCTACGTTAAGGAATATTTATCAAAAGACGAATTAAAAGCTCTTCAAAAATCGTCGGGTGCGATTGATCTCACTTTCTTTGGAACACCTGAAGATGTGATTGAAAAACAGCTTTTGATTTCTAAAACAGTAGCATCATTGACCAATGGTAAACAGGTAATTATTGGCGACCTAAACACATTTCAATTTTATTCTAATGAAGAGTGGAATAAGCATCGAATTTCCAACTTCATGGATTCGATAAAAGATATAACAAATCAGATTACAGTACATCTATATCGCGATGAAAATCAATTGTGCAGAGCCGTAACGTTAGGGATGAATAAATTCTGTTTACCGGAACTGTCCATAAAGGGTTTTACGTGTTCAGATCAGAACACATTTGGAAATCTTATCAATGCCGCGGCGCAAACAATGGCTGAAAATCCAATTATAAATGACGATTTGACTTTAGACATAGATTTGACAAAAATCAAGAATCAACATGTCCGCGAGCATCTTATGACTGATCTTTATGCTAACTCGAAGAAAGCCGCAACTATAAAATTACAGGCAGTTGATCCAGAGGAAGGAGATAATGATTCGCCTCAGTTTGTTTTCATGTTTGACAATCCGACTTACGCGTCTTCATATGAAGCACAAAATGCAGTCGTGGACAGCCTGTTTGGATCCACAGATGCAATTGAATATACCGACCATGATGATGAATTAATTTCGGCAAGCCAAAAAGCACGCAAGCGTCTTCCTGAATTAAAGCAGATGTTTCTCGATGGGTTAAAACCAGGTTATGCGATAATGATCAAACTTCCATTCAAGGTTGATGACGGAGTGGGCAATGAATGGATGTGGGTAGAAGTGACATCGTGGTCTGATAAAGAGAATACCGGAATTCTTCAAAATGAGCCTTTCAATATCAAGGACCTAAAGGTTGGAGCTATCGTGAATTTCGATGAAGCACAAATTTTTGATTACATCCTGAACAACCCAGATGGGACATCCGAAGGAAATACAACTGGAGATATTATTGAGAAGAGAAATCAATGA